In the Ictalurus punctatus breed USDA103 chromosome 7, Coco_2.0, whole genome shotgun sequence genome, one interval contains:
- the LOC108268223 gene encoding gastrula zinc finger protein XlCGF26.1 has protein sequence MVNTQCLLELFQFCWRCQKECCITVEGNERLFSVTQDCQSCGHHRDWRSHPPSTEPAQTFHNEKEHTLKREDDDEVVVQIVSSDNECSEQVFIEEDGSYLSSDDEEASLQEEEVKKKRKRKSKSKDSSDEWEPGLDEEATDSDVSNEEALKEDGQGNLVVWCTQCGTEASLSCSVHGHKKVFCCARCGAGDDIQTRNIETLPVRFDDVAGFQKHAEQEHGAKPFYTLCQDCGKFFTAKKEHVCEHKIKFIVCPECGKRFLSEAGLKLHHTQLHSDYDHPCKYCLKVFKTKSAKLEHEQTHPKESQPYRCPDCPEKFDNIHKRNNHVVSHRGPHKYVCDVCDKGFRDINRLRRHKLIHSGEKPFKCQVCERSFNQILNLTSHMRVHTGEKPFTCEQCGECFNHNVSLKNHKQRHHDSSLTQEKEVLNDVENTVMNTQVEVP, from the exons ATGGTAAACACACAGTGTTTGCTGGAGCTTTTCCAGTTCTGCTGGCGTTGTCAGAAAGAGTGCTGTATTACCGTTGAGGGCAACGAGAGGCTGTTTTCAGTCACACAGGACTGCCAGAGTTGTGGACACCACAGAGACTGGAGGAGTCACCCGCCTTCAACCGAACCTGCACAGACCTTTCATAACGAGAAAGAACATACACTGAAGCGTGAAGATGATGACGAG GTTGTGGTTCAGATCGTGTCGTCAGATAACGAGTGCAGTGAGCAGGTGTTTATTGAAGAGGATGGGTCATATTTATCTAGTGATGATGAAGAAGCAAGTCTGCaggaggaggaagtgaaaaAGAAACGAAAGAGGAAGTCTAAAAGTAAAGACAGTTCAGATGAGTGGGAGCCAGGTTTAGATGAAGAGGCCACAGACTCCGATGTGTCCAATGAGGAAGCTTTAAAGGAGGACGGTCAGGGTAACCTTGTGGTGTGGTGCACACAATGTGGGACCGAGGCCTCGCTCTCCTGTTCTGTTCACGGACACAAAAAGGTGTTCTGCTGCGCTCGGTGCGGTGCAGGTGACGACATTCAAACACGTAATATTGAAACACTTCCTGTCCGGTTTGATGACGTCGCCGGGTTTCAGAAACATGCTGAACAGGAGCACGGAGCCAAACCTTTCTATacactgtgtcaggactgtggcAAGttttttacagcaaaaaaagaGCATGTATGTGAACATAAAATCAAATTTATCGTCTGTCCGGAGTGCGGGAAAAGGTTCCTCTCCGAGGCCGGCTTAAAGTTGCACCACACTCAGCTCCATTCGGATTATGATCACCCGTGTAAATACTGTCTGAAGGTCTTCAAAACCAAGTCTGCGAAACTGGAACACGAGCAGACTCATCCTAAAGAAAGTCAACCATACCGCTGTCCAGATTGTCCAGAGAAGTTTGACAACATTCACAAACGCAACAACCATGTCGTATCCCACCGAGGTCCccataaatatgtgtgtgatgtttgtgacAAAGGCTTCAGGGATATTAACAGGCTGAGGAGGCATAAGCTCATCCACTCTGGAGAAAAGCCTTTCAAATGCCAAGTGTGTGAGCGGTCCTTCAACCAGATCTTAAACCTCACTTCCCACATGCGGGTccacactggagagaaaccTTTCACGTGTGAGCAATGCGGAGAGTGTTTTAACCACAACGTCAGCCTGAAGAACCACAAGCAACGACACCATGACTCGAGTTTGACTCAAGAGAAAGAAGTGCTAAATGATGTAGAGAATACGGTGATGAATACACAGGTAGAGGTTCCATAA
- the LOC108268230 gene encoding zinc finger protein 354A, translating into MQVSFVTVYFPKMVLKCAFPGCQNLEKSARVRKSAFPSPPDERLTFHRFPVNDPERLKLWLLSVHQDITLPLHCVRQMRLCSQHFTPDDFRADEGKIRRYLKKTAVPVMFIQHFKQEDCERELKAELLSLACETSPKRESSPTPVTACSEVEKSSWLKVMQDCQSCGHDSDLKSHPASAEPAQTFINGSEHTLKCEDDKEVVVQIVSSDNECSEQVFIEEDGSYLSSDDEEASLQEEEVKKKRKRKSKSKDSSDEWEPGLDEEATDSDVSNEEALKEDGQGNLVVWCTQCGTEASLSCSVHGHKKVFCCARCGAGDDIQTRNIETLPVRFDDVAGFQKHAEQEHGAKPFYTLCQDCGKFFTAKKEHVCEHKIKFIVCPECGKRFLSEAGLKLHHTQLHSDYDHPCKYCLKVFKTKSAKLEHEQTHPKESQPYRCPDCPKRFSNIHKRNRHVRSHRGSQKNVCDVCKKSFKDAYRLKRHKLIHSGEQPFKCQVCERSFNQMVNLTSHMRVHTGEKPFTCEQCGESFSHNVSLKNHKQRHHDSGGQSDE; encoded by the exons ATGCAAGTGTCGTTCGTTACAgtttattttccaaaaatggTGTTAAAGTGTGCGTTTCCTGGATGCCAGAACCTTGAGAAATCAGCGAGAGTACGCAAAAGTGCATTCCCGAGTCCGCCAGATGAAAGGCTGACCTTTCACAGATTCCCAGTGAATGATCCTGAGCGTCTGAAGCTGTGGTTGCTCTCTGTTCATCAGGACATCACTTTACCCCTTCACTGTGTCAGACAGATGAGGCTGTGCAGTCAACATTTCACACCAGACGATTTTAGAGCAGATGAGGGGAAGATACGACGGTATCTGAAGAAAACGGCTGTTCCTGTGATGTTTATACAACACTTCAAGCAGGAGGACTGTGAGAGGGAGTtaaaagcagagttactgtcgCTTGCTTGTGAG ACGTCTCCTAAAAGAGAAAGTTCACCTACTCCTGTCACAGCATGTTCTGAGGTGGAAAAAAGCTCATGGCTTAAAG tcatgcAGGACTGCCAGAGTTGTGGCCACGACAGCGATTTGAAGAGTCACCCAGCCTCAGCCGAACCTGCGCAGACGTTCATTAATGGGTCAGAACATACACTGAAGTGTGAAGATGATAAGGAG GTTGTGGTTCAGATCGTGTCGTCAGATAACGAGTGCAGTGAGCAGGTGTTTATTGAAGAGGACGGGTCATATTTATCTAGTGATGATGAAGAAGCAAGTCTGCAGGAAGAGGAAGTGAAAAAGAAACGAAAGAGGAAGTCTAAAAGTAAAGACAGTTCAGATGAGTGGGAGCCAGGTTTAGATGAAGAGGCCACAGACTCCGATGTGTCCAATGAGGAAGCTTTAAAGGAGGACGGTCAGGGTAACCTTGTGGTGTGGTGTACACAATGTGGGACCGAGGCCTCGCTCTCCTGTTCTGTTCACGGACACAAAAAGGTGTTCTGCTGCGCTCGATGCGGTGCAGGTGACGACATTCAAACACGTAATATTGAAACACTTCCTGTCCGGTTTGATGACGTCGCCGGGTTTCAGAAACATGCTGAACAGGAGCACGGAGCCAAACCTTTCTATacactgtgtcaggactgtggcAAGttttttacagcaaaaaaagaGCATGTATGTGAACATAAAATCAAATTTATCGTCTGTCCAGAGTGCGGGAAAAGGTTCCTCTCCGAGGCCGGCTTAAAGTTGCACCACACTCAGCTCCATTCGGATTACGATCACCCGTGTAAATACTGTCTGAAGGTCTTCAAAACCAAGTCTGCGAAACTGGAACACGAGCAGACTCATCCTAAAGAAAGTCAACCATACCGCTGTCCAGATTGTCCAAAAAGGTTTTCCAACATTCATAAACGTAACAGACATGTCCGGTCCCATAGAGGTTCgcaaaaaaatgtgtgtgacgTATGTAAGAAGAGCTTTAAGGATGCGTACAGGCTGAAGAGGCATAAGCTCATCCACTCTGGAGAACAGCCTTTCAAATGCCAAGTGTGTGAGCGGTCCTTCAACCAGATGGTAAACCTCACTTCCCACATGCGGGTccacactggagagaaaccTTTCACGTGTGAGCAATGCGGAGAGTCGTTCAGTCACAACGTCAGCCTGAAGAACCACAAGCAACGACACCAT